A stretch of DNA from Noviherbaspirillum sedimenti:
CGTGAGCCTGCGCCTGCGACCGCAATCTCATCGATCATGTCCAGGTACTTGCGGATCACGATGCTTTCATCAAATTGCGCCGCAACTTTCCGTCTTCCGGCCGCACCAATTTCCATGCGTTTTTCAGGCGAGAGTCGATACATCTGCGTCATTTTCTCCGCCAGGTCAGCCGCGTCCCTGACCTTGCAGAGCAAGCCATTGACCTGGTCTTCCACCACATCATGGCAACCCGCCACATTGGTTGCTATGATGGGGCGCGCCATGGCGGCCGCTTCAAGCAGCGAGCGCGGAACGCCCTCCCGGTACGATGGCAACACGATGCAATCGGCGTCCGCCAAAAATGGACGGACATCGTCGGTCTTGCCCAGGTACTGGATCACGCCGTTCGCTTCCCAGGCGCGAATTTGTTCCAGTGAAATGGCGTTTGCATTTCCCCGGTCTATGGATCCCAGCAATTGAAACTGAGCGTCCGGGATGCGCCGGCGAACAATTCCAGCTGCAGCGGCAAATTCTTCTATGCCCTTGTCCTTCAGCATCCGTGATATCAGCAAGAATCGAAAGCAGCGCCCGCTCATGGAAGCAGGCGCAACCGGAAGGTAATGCGCAACATCGATCCCGGAGCCCGGCAACCGATCGGTCTGTTCTTTCCGGACCAGGCCTGACTGGACGAACAGAGCCAGATCTTCAGCATTCTGGAAGAAAACCCGGTGCGATCGCCGCAAGGAAAATCGATATAGCCGCTTGACCAGAGCGGTCAGGAAGGTCCGGTTGATGAAAGTAGTGCCGAGACCCGCGATGTTATTGATCACTGGAATGCCAAGCGTGTGCGCGGCGATCGACCCATACACATTCGGCTTGATCGTATAACCCAGATATGCCATGGGCCGCTCGGAGCGCAGCACGCGCACATAGCGCATCAGCAAGGAAAGGTCACGACCGGGATGGGTTCCGTTATTGTCCATCGGCATGCGAATGAAGCGGCAACCCAGACTGTTCAGTCGCGGTGCATAGTCATCATCCGGGGTTACCGCCAGCACGTCATAGCCGTGCCGGATCAGCGCCTTGATCAGCCCGGAACGAAAGTTGACGATGTTCCATGCGGTGTTGACCGAGATGACGATTTTCCGGTTCATCATTGCGTCACCCCCACGCTTTGCTTGGCTGCAAAACTGCCGGGTTGTCTTCATGGCGATTCAGTTCGCCGGATTGGTGCTCAAACCAGGACTGAAACATCAGCACGTCCCACAGGTGATACTGCCAGTTGCGCCGGCCGGAAAGATGTTCCTCCCATTTGTTCCGGATCTGCACAGGCTTGAAATACCCTTCGCGTCGCAACCGGGATTCGTCGAGCAAGGCTTCGGCCCACTCCCGCAAGGGCCCGCGCAACCAGTCGCCGATCGGCACACCGAAACCCATTTTTGGACGTTCGATCAAGGCCTTGGGAACATGCCGGTACAGCACTTGCCGCAGCGCCCATTTGGTGGTGCCGTCGCGCAGCTTGTATGACTGCGGCAAGCGCCAGGCGAACTCGACGACGCGGTGATCCAGAAACGGCACCCGCGTCTCCAGCGATACGCTCATGGCCGCACGATCCACTTTGGCCAGGATGTCGTCCGGCAGATAAGTCAGCAGATCGAGCGCCATCATGCGCTGGATGCCGTCCAGGCTCGATAGCGAAGGTGCGTTGGCGGTCAACAAGGTGGCTGGTTCGGTCGCACCGATCACGACATCAGCCGGATCGTCCCAATGCGATACCAGGCCAAGGTAAAGCGCGTCGAGCGATGCGCTGGCCATCACTCCCGCGCCCTTGTGCAGCTTGTCGCCGGGATTGGCGAATTGCAGCGATTGCGGCATGAACCGGGCGACGGCGCCTGCCATCCTGTTCCAGGTTTGTGTCGACACGCCGGTCAAGCCGCGTGCTGCCAGTTTGCGCAAAGACAGCGGTGCGGCGCTCATCATGGTCCAGAGCCGGGCCGCGAACTGGTAGCGGTTGTATCCGCAAAACAGTTCATCGCCCGCGTCGCCCGACAGCGATACCGTCACATGCTGTCTCGCCAGCTGCGACACCAACAGGGTCGGCAATTGGGACGAGTCGGAGAACGGTTCGTCATACACCATCGGCAGGCACGGAATGACATCCATCGCCTGCCTGGCCGTAACATACCATTCGGTATGGTCTGTGCCCAGATGGCGGGCGACCGCCTTGGCATGCTGTGCCTCGTCATAGCCTTCTTCATGGAATCCGATCGAGAAGGTTTTGACCGGGCGCGAGGACTGCGCCTGCATCTGCGCCACCACAGTAGAGGAATCCACCCCGCCCGACAGGAAGGCGCCCAGCGGCACATCGGCCATCATTTGGCTGCGTACTGCATCCTTGAGCAAAATCTCCAGTTCATCGACGGCCGCCTCCGGCGTCCCGACGAAAGGATCATGCACGCCTGCTACCGCCTGTTGCGCGCCTGACCAGTATGTGGATACCGTCACCTCACGACGCTGGCTCGATACGGTCATCATGCTCCCCGGCGGCAATTTGGCGATTCCCTCATAGATCGAATACGGCGCCGGTATGTAGTTGTGGCGCAACTGCAGGCAGAGCGCCCCCCGGCTCACGACATTTTCGAAAGCGGGATGGGCTCGCAATGCCTTCAGTTCCGATCCGAACAGGAAAACCGCCTTGTCACCCCTTCCCTGCCAGCCGTAATACAGCGGCTTCTCGCCAATCCGGTCGCGCACAAGCGTCAGCGTGCCGGTTTCCCGGTCCCATACGGCGATGGCAAACATGCCGATCGCGCGCTCGATGGTGCCCTGTATGCCCCAGGCGTCGAAACCGGCAAGCAGCGTCTCCGTGTCCGAATGGCCGCGCCATGCGGACACGTTGCCGGCGGATTCCAGCTGCTTGCGCAACACGAGATGATTGTAAATTTCCCCATTGAATACGATGCAGTAACGACTGGAAGCCGATTGCATCGGCTGGTGCCCTGCCGCCGACAGGTCAATAATCGACAGACGCCGATGTCCGAGGCCGACGCCATGTTCGCGATCGCACCAGTAGCCTGCATCGTCCGGCCCACGATAGATAATCGCGTCGGTCATACGTTTGAGGAGGACGGGATGCTCCTCTTTCTGGTACAACGCACCCGCTCCAAAAAATCCGGCAATTCCGCACATCAGTGCCCCCTTCCAGCGATGACATCTTCGTAAATTTCTTCAAAGCGTTTGCGGGCACATTCCATGGTGTACCTTTCATGAATGCGCACCCTGGCCCTCCGGCCCAGTTCCTTGCGGCCATCGGCACCGAGCTCCAGTAACTCGGCCACCCCACCGGCAAGCGCCGCCGGGCTTGCCTTTGGCACAAGCACGCCGGTATCCGCCATCAGCACAGCCACATCGCCGACATCCGTGGACACGCAGGGCACGCCCATGGCCATCGCCTCCCCGACGACATTGGGAAACGCTTCCGTCCTGGAAGACAGGCAAAATATTTCCATTGCAGCCAGACATACAGGGACGTCAGTACGTTCGCCCAATAACACGAAACGCTCCGGATATCCGGTTTCACCGATCCATCGCAGCAGGTCTTTGTTGCACTTGTCCAGGTTTGCGCCGACCATCAGAAAATGCAGCCGGTCGTCAAGTCTGGCAAGTTGGCCGGCCGCCTGCACGAAGTTGGCGTGGTCCTTGTCCGCATTGAAGCGCCCCAGCGTGCCGACCACGATATCGTTCGCAGAAAAGCCGCATTGCGTGCGCAATTGATTGCGCTGCTCTTGCGTGGCCGTAAGCCGGGAAAAATCGAAGCCATTGCCCACAACGGTCATGCGTGCAGCGTCATAGCCAATGAGCGTATGTGCCTGCCGCGCGGCTTCAGCCACGCAAACGATGGTATGCGGGACCCAGCGTGACATCGCGGCGCACATGCGGCGCACCACAGTCGTAGAACGCGCACAGCCGCCATCGACATCGGTCGTGCGTATGCCCCAGATCACCTTGTGCACGCCAGCCAGATGCGCGGCGAGACCACCCAGCAAATCGGCATGGTACATCCAGGTTTGCACGACATCTGGCCGGATCTTCCGGATCAGATGGTTGAGGCGCAGAAATTGTGATATCGGCGATCGCCTGAAATCGAGAACGATCAATTTTATTCCCATCTCGAGAAAGCGCGCACGCATGCCTCCTTCAGGCGTCAGGGCAATGATCGAATGGGCATAGGCGTTACCGCGAGACTGGAGAATGAGTCGATAGAGCGCCATTTCCGCGCCCCCGATTTCCAGTCCCGTGATCACGTGCAGTACGTGACGTGTCATGCTAGCCTCCCCTCACGCAAGAGCCGCTGCCGGGTAATGCTGCGGCATGCAGGGAAGATGGATTTTGATATTTTTCTACCAGACTGTCCGATTCCGGAAAATCTCCCATACAACTCGATTGCATGCCGTATTTTTGAGCCAATGTGCAGTAATGCTGCAACAGTGATTCCAGAAGCGCCAGATTCTGGTCTGTATTTACGCCGAAATTATGAGGGTGCCACCACAAATGAAAAATGCCGC
This window harbors:
- a CDS encoding glycosyltransferase family 4 protein, with protein sequence MMNRKIVISVNTAWNIVNFRSGLIKALIRHGYDVLAVTPDDDYAPRLNSLGCRFIRMPMDNNGTHPGRDLSLLMRYVRVLRSERPMAYLGYTIKPNVYGSIAAHTLGIPVINNIAGLGTTFINRTFLTALVKRLYRFSLRRSHRVFFQNAEDLALFVQSGLVRKEQTDRLPGSGIDVAHYLPVAPASMSGRCFRFLLISRMLKDKGIEEFAAAAGIVRRRIPDAQFQLLGSIDRGNANAISLEQIRAWEANGVIQYLGKTDDVRPFLADADCIVLPSYREGVPRSLLEAAAMARPIIATNVAGCHDVVEDQVNGLLCKVRDAADLAEKMTQMYRLSPEKRMEIGAAGRRKVAAQFDESIVIRKYLDMIDEIAVAGAGSRNSTSGKAHIDTHFRQG
- the asnB gene encoding asparagine synthase (glutamine-hydrolyzing), with product MCGIAGFFGAGALYQKEEHPVLLKRMTDAIIYRGPDDAGYWCDREHGVGLGHRRLSIIDLSAAGHQPMQSASSRYCIVFNGEIYNHLVLRKQLESAGNVSAWRGHSDTETLLAGFDAWGIQGTIERAIGMFAIAVWDRETGTLTLVRDRIGEKPLYYGWQGRGDKAVFLFGSELKALRAHPAFENVVSRGALCLQLRHNYIPAPYSIYEGIAKLPPGSMMTVSSQRREVTVSTYWSGAQQAVAGVHDPFVGTPEAAVDELEILLKDAVRSQMMADVPLGAFLSGGVDSSTVVAQMQAQSSRPVKTFSIGFHEEGYDEAQHAKAVARHLGTDHTEWYVTARQAMDVIPCLPMVYDEPFSDSSQLPTLLVSQLARQHVTVSLSGDAGDELFCGYNRYQFAARLWTMMSAAPLSLRKLAARGLTGVSTQTWNRMAGAVARFMPQSLQFANPGDKLHKGAGVMASASLDALYLGLVSHWDDPADVVIGATEPATLLTANAPSLSSLDGIQRMMALDLLTYLPDDILAKVDRAAMSVSLETRVPFLDHRVVEFAWRLPQSYKLRDGTTKWALRQVLYRHVPKALIERPKMGFGVPIGDWLRGPLREWAEALLDESRLRREGYFKPVQIRNKWEEHLSGRRNWQYHLWDVLMFQSWFEHQSGELNRHEDNPAVLQPSKAWG
- a CDS encoding glycosyltransferase family 4 protein — encoded protein: MTRHVLHVITGLEIGGAEMALYRLILQSRGNAYAHSIIALTPEGGMRARFLEMGIKLIVLDFRRSPISQFLRLNHLIRKIRPDVVQTWMYHADLLGGLAAHLAGVHKVIWGIRTTDVDGGCARSTTVVRRMCAAMSRWVPHTIVCVAEAARQAHTLIGYDAARMTVVGNGFDFSRLTATQEQRNQLRTQCGFSANDIVVGTLGRFNADKDHANFVQAAGQLARLDDRLHFLMVGANLDKCNKDLLRWIGETGYPERFVLLGERTDVPVCLAAMEIFCLSSRTEAFPNVVGEAMAMGVPCVSTDVGDVAVLMADTGVLVPKASPAALAGGVAELLELGADGRKELGRRARVRIHERYTMECARKRFEEIYEDVIAGRGH